Sequence from the Thermomonas sp. HDW16 genome:
GGTCTGGCAGGCCTTGGAGATCGGGGTGAGGAAGCTCACCAGCGTGTGCGCATGTTCGCGTGCAACCGCGTCGGCTTCGCGCTCGGCGGCATCCAGCAGCGAATAGGCGTGCAGCGACAACAGGCGGCCGCCTTCGACGAGTGCCTTCTGCGACAACAGCATGCGGCGCACGTCCGGCTGCACGATGATCGGATCGGCTGGCTTGTCCGGGGATTTCGGGCCAGACAGCGAACGCGACTGCAGGCGCTCGCGCGAGTAGCGCAGCGCGTTCTGGTAGGCGCGTTCGGACAGGCCCAGGCCCTGCACACCGACGCCCAGGCGCGCGGAGTTCATCATCACGAACATTGCCTGCAGGCCCTTGTGCGGCTCGCCGACCAGGTAGCCCTGCGCGCCGTCGAAGTTCATCACGCAGGTGGCCGAGCCGTGGATGCCCATCTTGTGTTCGATCGAGCCGCAGCGCAGCGCGTTGCGTTCGCCGATGGTGCCGTCCTGCGCGACCTTGAACTTCGGGGTCACGAACAGCGAAATGCCCTTGGCGCCGGGCGGTGCGTCCGGCAGCTTGGCCAGCACCAGGTGCACGATGTTGCCGGACATGTCGTGCTCGCCGGCGGTGATGAAGATCTTGGTGCCGGTGATCGCGTAGCTGCCGTCGTCGTTCGGGATCGCCTTGGTCTTCAGCAGGCCGAGGTCGGTGCCGCAATGCGGTTCGGTCAGGCACATGGTGCCGGTCCAGGTGCCGGCCACCAGCGGCTTCAGGAACACTTCCTTCTGCCAGTCCTCACCATAAGTCTCCAGCGCCTGCACCGCGCCGTGCGACAGCATCGGGAAGTTGCCCCAGGCCAGGTTGGCGCTATCGACCATTTCAGTCAGTACGCCACCGAGGGCCGCGGGCATGCCCTGGCCGCCGTGTTCCGGCTGGTTGGTCAGGCCGGTCCAGCCGCCTTCGACGAATTGGTCGAAGGCCTGCTTGAAGCCCGGTGGTACCGCCACATCGCCAGTGGCGGCGTCGAACTTGCAGCCGATCTCGTCGCCGACCTTGTTCAGCGGCGCCAGCACGGTTTCGGTGAAGCGCGCGGCTTCATCGATCACCGCATCGACCAATTCGCGGTTGGCGTCGGCGAAACCGAGCCTGGCGAACGTGGCCTCGCTGTCCAGCACATCGAACAGGGCGAAGCGGATGTCTTCAAGCGGTGCCTTGTAGCTGCTCATGGGGCGTTCCCGTGCGATCGTGCGGTCCGCCGTCCGGCCCGCGGAACACAAAGCATACTACGGCGTATGGTCAGCGCATGTTGCGACGCGTCGCCTGCTTCAGCGCAGTACGCCCGGCAGCCCCGGGACCGGAGTCAGCGCGCTGCTGAGCTTGATCTTGTAGCTGCGCGACTTGCCGTCTTCGGGGCCGGCGTCCACCGTGCCGCCCAGCGTGTAGTTGAGGCTGCGGCCGTCGGCCAATGTGGTGGCGATGCGTGCACGACCTTCCGGCAGCGGTACCGTCGTGGTGGTGAACACGTCGGCGGATTCCGGGCCGATGGCGATCTGCGGCTGCGCCTGGAGTGTGGCCGCGGCGCCGTTGTCGAACGCAACCTGGATATTGGTGGCGGTGAAGCGCATCGGCACGCTGCTGAAATTGTTCAGCCGTACTTGCACGTCCCAGTTTCCATCCGCGCGAACCGTCAATTGCTGGATGCTGGCAGCAGGTTCGGAGATGCGGCGCACCGGACCGCTACTGCAACCGGCCAGCAGCAGGAGCAGGGCGCCGATCCAGGTGGCATTCCGATGGAAGCGGGTTGCGGTCATGGCGGCGTCCTGATGCGGGAAAGCCCGAGCATAGCCCGCACGCCGCACCTGGCGCATCGCTCAGAAGCCGGTGTCGACTTCGGGTACCGGTTGTTCGCGAATCCAGGCGTCCTTGGCCGCGATGAAGGCCTCGGCACAGCGGTAGGCTTCGCGGCCCAACGCCATCCTGCTTTCGTCGCTGGTTCCGGCAAGGTCCTGCCTGCCCACCAACTGGGTGTAGAGGTTCAGGGCGATATCGTGGATGTCCATGTTCGCGGCTCCGTGGCGTAGGGCGCGAACATACACCGGCTATGCGATCTGCGTGCAGCGGAAAGCAAAAACCCCGCAATGCTGGGCATGCGGGGTTTCCTGTCTCGCCATTCCGATGGTGGCCGGGGAGGGAATCGAACCCCCGACACGGGGATTTTCAATCCCCTGCTCTACCAACTGAGCTACCCGGCCGATCGACCGGAATAGCGAGCCGCGCATGATACGGATCGAGCGCGGACAGGGCAAGCAGGGCGATGGCTGGACGCATCCGGGTGCGTAAAGCACCGGTTACGAGAGCGGGGAGCAAGATGATTCGAAACCACCGCCGGAGAGCGCCATGAAAGCCCTGATGATTCCGTTGCTCGTGACCCTTGGACTGGCTGCCTGCGCGACCAACCGCCCAAGCGATGCCGACCGGTTGGCGATGTACCAGGCGCATGCCGGTGCGCCCGTGAAGCAAATCCGGAACGATGACCCGATCAGCTGGGATCGCATCGACGACCAACATGTCCTGCTCACCACGCGCCCCAGCGAAGCCTGGTTGCTGACGGTGTCCGGTTCGTGCCTGGATTGGGGCAGTGCATCACCCGTCATGGTGTTGAGTTCGACCGGTCCGTACGTGACCAAATTCGATCACATCACCATCCCAGGTTCACCGATGAGTTGCCAAATCCGGGAAATGCAGCCGATCGACGTAAAGGCGGTGCGCGCCGCCGAAGCCGAACTGCGCGCTCAGGCATCCGCCGGCACGTAACCCGCGGGCTTTACCGCGCCGCCGCCGAACAGGAACTTCAGCATCTCGCCTTCCAGGTAGGCGCGGTGCTCCGGGTTCAGCGGCGACAGTCGGTTCTCGTTGATCAGCATGGTCTGGTGCGCCAGCCAGCGCTGCCAGGCGGGCTTGCCCACACCCGCGAACACGCGCTTGCCAGCCTCGCCGGGCCAAGGGGAGAAATCCAGGCCTTCGGTTTCGACCTGGTCCACTTCGCAGAACACCATTCGCGCCATCGTCATTCCTTTTCGATCAATCGCCGCACCGGCGCGGGCAGGCCGATGGCCTGCAGGTCCGCGCGCGCTGCCCAGCGCAAGCCATCATTATCGCCGACCACGTCGCGCGGTCGCACATTGGCGATGTGGTGCGGATGAATTCGTAGCCGGTAATGACTGAAACCGTGAGTGATCGCGTCGCCGCTTCGCGCGGCATCGAAATCGCCATGCGCATGCTGTTCGAACCATGTGCGGGAAGCGGCGATATCCGCATGTTCCGGCAAAGACCATAGCGATGCCCACACGCCGGTTGGTGGCCGGCGTTGCAGCAGCAGGCGGCCGGAATCGTCTTCGATGACCAGCATGTGCGCGATGCGTTCCGGTAGCGGCTTGCCCGGTTTCGGCGAAGGCAGCTCAGCAACGCGCTCCTCGCGCAGGGCGATGCATGCGTCCTGCAAAGGGCAGGTCGCGCAGGCGGGATCCGCGCGCGAGCACAAGGTGGCACCGAAATCCATTTGCGCCTGGGTGTAATCGGCGAGCCTTGCCTGCGGAAGCAGTGTTGCAGCGATGCCCCACAATTTCTTCTCGACCGCAGGTGTGCCCGGCCAGCCTTCGATGCCGAACAGTCGGCACAGCACGCGCTTCACGTTGCCGTCCAGGATCGGTGCCGCATCGCCCCAGGCTTGCGACAGGATCGCGCCTGCGGTGCTGCGACCGATGCCGGGCAGCGCGATCAGCGCGTCTAGATCGCGCGGCAGGTCGCCGCCATGGAATTCCATGCAGCGTTTCGCCGCGGCATGCAGGTTGCGCGCACGGGCGTAGTAGCCCAGGCCCGACCACAGCGCCAGCACTTCATCCTGCGATGCGTTCGCGAGCGAGGGTAGGTTGGGCAACGCGTTGATGAAGCGCTCGAAATACGGGATGACGACCGCGACCTGGGTTTGCTGCAGCATGATCTCGCTGAGCCAGACCCGGTACGGCGTGCGCGGATGCTGCCAAGGCAGGTCGTGGCGGCCATGCCGATCGAACCAGGCCAGCAGGCGCGTGGCGTATTCGGTTTCGATGTTCACGGCGTGGCTGGCGATGGCGCGGTGCCGGGGTCGTCGAATTCGACCTCAACGCCCTCCAGCCGCGCGCCGGCGATCTCCACGCGCGGCGTGCGTAACCTGCCTTGCAGCGGCGGTAGTGGCGATCCACCCGCGTCCGCATTGATCCAGTCGAGCACGACCGGCAACTGGAAGCGCGCATCGAACAAGGTCTGGTCGCGGCGTACCTGCAGCGCGGCGATGTCGCTGAAATCCACGCGGCCGGCATAGTCCAGCGCGAACGGCATGGAGGATTTCGATGAAGACAACGGTGGCGGCAACACCGGCCAAGCTTGTGGCCATGCGGCAATGATGCCGTTCAAACGCAACACCAGCCTGCGTCCGAGTGCGATGGCGCCACGCGCGCTCGCATCCGGAATACTGCCTTCGCCGCGCAGCACCAGCGATGCCGGGTCAAGCGACCACACGCCTTCATCGAACAGCAGCGGGCCGTATGCGCCAAGCACGAACGGCATTTGCGAGGTGCCCGAGACATAGCGCGCGGACATGCCGATCTTCGCGGGGGACATGCGCACCTGGTCGTCGCCGAGGTGCAATGGCCCGGACAGGCGCACCTGCGCCGGCAGCGTCCAGCCATCGCCTTCGATGGTCATGCCGCCGATGGCCGCGATGCCGGCATCGTTCTCGGGTTTGGTGAGGGCGATGTCGAGGTCGAACGGAATCCGCGTCGGCGGGTCGAGATAACGGCCGCGCAACTTCGCGTTGACTGGTGTGGTCGGTGATAGCGAAGGCAGTTCGACATCGATGCCGTCGATGCGCCAGTCGTCGTTGTCGATGCGCCCACGCACGATGTGCAGGCCGTCGCGCAGTGTGGGGATGCGGGTTTCGCTGGGCGGACGCGTGGCCTGCCAACGCTGCAGTGCCGGCACGTCCAGCACTGGCGCATCCAGTTCCACGCGCTGCACGGTCAGGTCGTCGCCGCGCGCGCGGATCGTGCTCCAAGGCAACGAGACGAGCACGCGCTCGGCGCGCAGCAGTGCGCTGGCATCGCCCGGGCGTTGCGCGAGCACGTCGTGCAATACCAGTTGCGGCGTGCCACGCAGTCGGTACTCGACCATGCCCGATGCGGTGATGCGCAA
This genomic interval carries:
- a CDS encoding acyl-CoA dehydrogenase C-terminal domain-containing protein, producing the protein MSSYKAPLEDIRFALFDVLDSEATFARLGFADANRELVDAVIDEAARFTETVLAPLNKVGDEIGCKFDAATGDVAVPPGFKQAFDQFVEGGWTGLTNQPEHGGQGMPAALGGVLTEMVDSANLAWGNFPMLSHGAVQALETYGEDWQKEVFLKPLVAGTWTGTMCLTEPHCGTDLGLLKTKAIPNDDGSYAITGTKIFITAGEHDMSGNIVHLVLAKLPDAPPGAKGISLFVTPKFKVAQDGTIGERNALRCGSIEHKMGIHGSATCVMNFDGAQGYLVGEPHKGLQAMFVMMNSARLGVGVQGLGLSERAYQNALRYSRERLQSRSLSGPKSPDKPADPIIVQPDVRRMLLSQKALVEGGRLLSLHAYSLLDAAEREADAVAREHAHTLVSFLTPISKACQTEWSIENTYNAIQCFGGHGYIHEHGMEQYARDARITTLYEGTTGIQALDLIGRKTAASQGAGLKLFLAMIEEFAKQHEGDEALAEFIGPLRAKAGEWGKLTLEILQRAASNPEELGAASYDYLFYSGYVVLAYWWARSVAAADASDRSQAFKDAKRETARFYFARLLPRTLSHKAAIDSGAAPLMTMPAELFGD
- a CDS encoding DUF6491 family protein, which codes for MKALMIPLLVTLGLAACATNRPSDADRLAMYQAHAGAPVKQIRNDDPISWDRIDDQHVLLTTRPSEAWLLTVSGSCLDWGSASPVMVLSSTGPYVTKFDHITIPGSPMSCQIREMQPIDVKAVRAAEAELRAQASAGT
- a CDS encoding oxidative damage protection protein, whose translation is MARMVFCEVDQVETEGLDFSPWPGEAGKRVFAGVGKPAWQRWLAHQTMLINENRLSPLNPEHRAYLEGEMLKFLFGGGAVKPAGYVPADA
- the mutY gene encoding A/G-specific adenine glycosylase: MNIETEYATRLLAWFDRHGRHDLPWQHPRTPYRVWLSEIMLQQTQVAVVIPYFERFINALPNLPSLANASQDEVLALWSGLGYYARARNLHAAAKRCMEFHGGDLPRDLDALIALPGIGRSTAGAILSQAWGDAAPILDGNVKRVLCRLFGIEGWPGTPAVEKKLWGIAATLLPQARLADYTQAQMDFGATLCSRADPACATCPLQDACIALREERVAELPSPKPGKPLPERIAHMLVIEDDSGRLLLQRRPPTGVWASLWSLPEHADIAASRTWFEQHAHGDFDAARSGDAITHGFSHYRLRIHPHHIANVRPRDVVGDNDGLRWAARADLQAIGLPAPVRRLIEKE